From the Candidatus Rokuibacteriota bacterium genome, one window contains:
- a CDS encoding Rieske 2Fe-2S domain-containing protein codes for MARFRKVARVADVPEGQGIVVEAGGKRAVLFNVCGGICAVEAPCVQHHAPSEKRVICGARPSCPWHGMPVDLARGICLAFAATAPAGKYAAKVKGADILAAI; via the coding sequence ATGGCGAGGTTCAGGAAGGTGGCACGCGTGGCTGACGTTCCGGAAGGGCAGGGGATCGTGGTGGAGGCGGGAGGGAAGCGCGCGGTGCTGTTCAACGTCTGCGGCGGGATCTGCGCCGTCGAGGCGCCGTGCGTTCAGCATCACGCGCCTTCGGAGAAGCGCGTGATCTGCGGGGCGCGCCCCTCCTGTCCCTGGCACGGGATGCCGGTCGACCTCGCGCGGGGGATCTGTTTGGCGTTTGCGGCGACGGCTCCCGCCGGCAAATACGCGGCGAAGGTCAAAGGGGCCGACATCCTTGCGGCCATCTGA
- a CDS encoding LLM class flavin-dependent oxidoreductase, producing MKFGMLHLFENPIGKSEHEIVHEQLTLMQAAEDYGFDSVWPAEHHFSEYGYCASPALTLAALAMETRRLRLGTGVVVLPLNHPLRVAEDYAMLDLMSHGRVDLGVGRGYQPSEFARYGVDLTRTRGMFDEAIQIIRKAWTQETVTFHGTHYRFDAVPVRPKPLQRPHPPIWMACLSPETFELAGRYGFNLLFGTVFGLPPDKAKELQVSYRRGLVAAGHDPVDRRRASLMMVYVADSMEQARGEFADPVIWYYRTIAKYVAPPKGEAPVKTYEMYAKTRDLAATAGWDELLKRKAVICGDPDFVVEELAKAQEVYGFTDLLCWTRLGGLDHRKVLHSMDLMSTKVFPHLRHLAPPPLPVAL from the coding sequence ATGAAATTCGGGATGCTGCATCTCTTCGAGAACCCGATCGGGAAATCCGAACACGAGATCGTCCACGAGCAGTTGACGTTGATGCAGGCCGCCGAGGATTACGGCTTCGACTCGGTCTGGCCCGCGGAGCATCACTTCAGCGAGTACGGGTACTGTGCCTCTCCGGCGCTGACGCTGGCCGCCCTGGCCATGGAGACCAGGCGGCTCAGGCTCGGCACCGGCGTCGTGGTCCTCCCCCTCAACCATCCCCTGCGTGTGGCAGAAGACTACGCGATGCTCGACTTGATGTCCCATGGCCGCGTCGATCTGGGGGTGGGGCGCGGCTATCAGCCGAGCGAGTTTGCGCGCTACGGCGTCGATCTGACCCGGACCCGCGGGATGTTCGACGAGGCCATTCAGATCATCCGCAAGGCATGGACCCAGGAGACGGTCACGTTTCACGGTACGCACTACCGCTTCGACGCGGTGCCGGTGAGACCGAAACCGCTTCAGCGTCCGCATCCGCCGATCTGGATGGCCTGCCTGAGCCCGGAAACCTTCGAGCTGGCCGGGCGCTACGGGTTCAACCTCCTCTTCGGCACCGTCTTCGGGCTCCCCCCCGACAAAGCAAAAGAGTTGCAGGTCTCCTATCGCCGGGGACTGGTTGCCGCGGGCCACGATCCCGTCGATCGTCGGCGAGCCTCGCTGATGATGGTCTACGTAGCTGATTCGATGGAGCAGGCCCGCGGGGAGTTCGCCGATCCGGTGATCTGGTACTACCGGACCATCGCGAAGTATGTGGCACCCCCGAAGGGCGAGGCGCCGGTCAAGACTTACGAGATGTACGCCAAGACCCGCGACCTCGCCGCCACCGCCGGATGGGATGAGCTCCTGAAGCGGAAGGCCGTGATCTGCGGCGATCCAGATTTCGTCGTCGAGGAGCTGGCGAAGGCGCAGGAAGTGTACGGGTTCACCGATCTCCTCTGCTGGACCCGGCTCGGCGGGCTGGACCACCGGAAGGTGCTTCACTCCATGGACCTCATGAGCACAAAAGTCTTTCCCCACCTCAGGCACCTGGCGCCGCCACCGCTGCCGGTGGCGCTGTGA